The nucleotide window AGATTCAGCATGGCGTACTGCTGCAATGTCTTCCCGCGCGCGACTGCATGTTTGTACTTGAAGATGCGCTCGTCTGCGGCCATCAAAAACACCGTAGGCAGGATGCCCCTGCTCAGCAGCACTTCGGCGACTTGAGCCTCCATCTCAAACTCGGATATTCCCGGCTCAAGTCCCTGCAAAGCATTGCTCACAGCGTTGCCAGTCTGCGCGCCCAGCCAGCGATATCGAGCTATCTCCGTCTCGTGCAACGACATTCGCAGGGGATAAAGATTCACCAGCAAAAAGCCTGGAATTGCGGTGTCCGATCCTACTTGATCACGGCCCAGCCGCAACGCAGTTTCTGCCGTATCGTCCGCATACCAGGGAAAGATTAGGGGCTCAAAGTCCAGTGCTCCAAACTCTTCATCGTGGAGTCGCGGAGCTTCGTTCGCAGTGGTCATGTAGTAGCGTGAGCCCTCGGCAGTGATCAACAGGGACGCTACTCCGGTCTCGCTGGTAGTACGCACACGTACTTCGACGGCACCGCCTGTCAACCATGCGATATTCTCGCTGCGCCTCAACAAAACGGCATCGAGCCGCTCCGCTTGCAACCATGCGACCAATTGCTGGTGTTTGGCTTCCAGTTCAGCATTCCAGGCCTCTTCTGTAACGATGGTTGCTCCGGCGATGACGAGGCTCTTGCGGATACGCGTGCTCATGTGTTTATTACTCTCCTTCAGGAGTTATATCGAATCAATCTCGTAAAGCTCAATCCCATAAAGCTCAAACCCGTGAAACGAAACAGGACGCCAACTCAAGTCGGCGCCCTGTGCGAAGAATGGATTAATCTTCGAGTTCCGGGTGATAGTAGCTCTCGAACCCAAGATACCGTGTTGCGGCCTCGTGAATTGACTTTGAAACATCGCTGAAGTTCGCGGCAACATGATGCTCGAATCCTTCGCGGCAGATGTACTTCAGTAGCTTCTGCAGCTTGGGGATTTCGGCTACACCTGCACCGCCAAATGTTGTCAGCGGATCATCTGTAAACTGTCCCGGCCCGCAATAGCCGCGGATCACGCCACGCCGATCGTCGGTCGAGTAGCGTGCGTAACTCATGGCACCACTCTTTACGCGACCCACGCATGTTCCGAAGGTGTTTTCCTTGCCCACGGTACCGGCAATGATCTCCTGAAAATCCATCTTGACTTCTTTGAAGAAGTGCTTCGGCAGGTTTGAACAATGGAAGCAAACGCACTTGTCAGGATGGCTGCCGTAGTTGTTGTTCCAGTCGAGCAACGCGCTTGGCGTCCCTGAGGCCAAGGCCAGCATGTACATGCTCAATGTGCCCGGCACATCCACTTCGCAGGCCGATGGAATCAGGTCATTCGACATCATGCTCATGATCGTGCAGGGCACCACGCCAAAGTATTCTTCGAGTGAAGTCCAGCATTGCACTGCGGAGATTGTGACGGCTGTCTCTTTCATCCAGCCATCGATTACAGCACCCAGCTTGGCCATCTTGAGCAGAGCGGCTTCGGGAATGCCGGAGGTGGTGACATAGCTCTTGATCGCGGAAAGCTTGGCCTGCGCAGAGTCATCCATGTCGCCCATCTTGTTGATGCGGCCCAGGATTTCAGACAGATCGATTGGGATAACCGAGATGCCGTGCGTCTCAAGAATGCGCTCGGAGTAGCGAACGGTATTGAATGCCTGAGGACGCGCACCAATCGAGCCGATGCGCAGATTTTTGAGTCCGCCAACAACGCGGCAAACCGCGCCGAACCATTCGAGATCGGCCTTGAATTCAGGCGATGCAGGATGCTCTGTATGCAGCGTAGTCAGCGAGTAGGGAATGCCGTATTGCATCAGGTTGTTACAGGCGCTCATCTTGCCGCAGAAGCTGTCGCGACGCGTAGCGATGGTCATTGCATCGCTCTTGTCGGGAGTAGCTTGCACGAGTACCGGCACCTTGAGCCCTGAGAGCCGCAAGGCATCCGCTACGCCGCGTTCATCGCCAAAGTTGGGCAAGGTGATGATGATGCCATCGATATCGGCTGCGTGCTTCTTGAACAGTTCTGCGCAGCGCTGTGCTTCGGCGAATGTTTCCACTGCGCCAAACTTCGACTCCTGCGCGGTGAGAACGATTGCTTTCGCGCCTGTAGATTCGATTGCTGTGATGATCTCTTCACGTCCGGTTTTAGCCAGGGAATCCGGAAAGAATCCGCGATTGCCTACAACTACTCCGTAGGTCATTGTCTTTTGCGCTGCCATTGCTCAAGCTCCTCATGATTGCGATAAGTTCAGGTTGGACTGCGATCTTCGTACAAAGGTCGTAGCTTATAACTCTTTGCCCGGACGAAAGCGGAGTGAGTAAAACAGTCCAAGCGCCAGCATGATCGCACCCCACCAGACGGGCGCATGCAGATTCGCGAGGACTACATTGGTAAGTTTCCAGTTGCCGGTTACCCACTCCCACATTCCATACAGCATGATCATCACTCCATAGATGGTGAGGAGCACGCCGATAAAAAACCAGATTGAGATTTCCGTCGATTTCATACTTGCCTCCTTACCAGAAAATGATGTTCAAAGCGAGAAACAGGACGACGGCAAGCGCGGCCCAGTACCACTCATTTTTGTAGAAGGGAACGGGCTCTTCCTTGGGCAGTTTGGTTGCGCCATAGACGAGTCCATTCAGCTCCGCAACAGGTCGCGCTGTGCCAAACATGCTCACCACAAAAGTGATGATGACGGTGGCTCCAAAAGACCATAGCGCACGATACATGTTCTCTGCCATGTCCTTGGCGTCGGGCGAAATGGCCACATAGCGCAGGGCCGATGGATCCGCTTTCACCCATGCCCATAGGCCGATTGAGGTGATGGTGCCGATAAGCAATCCCCAGAAGCCGCCCGCTTTCGTTGCCCGCTTCCAGAACATACCCATCAGGATCGACCCGAGCAAAGGCGCAATGAAGAAGCTGAACAGCGCCTGCACGTAATCCATGATGCCCTTGGCATTCATGACAAGATAAGCAGCACCGATGGAGACGACGACACCCAGTATGGTTGCCCATCTGCCTACCGAAACATAATGCTGATCCGGCGCTTTCTTGTTGATCAGAGGCTGATAGATGTCATACGTCCACACTGCGGCGAAGGCGCTCACGTTGCCCGCCATGCCACTCATAAATCCAGCGATAAGCGCGGTGATGCCGAGCCCCAGCAGGCCGGGACTGCAATAACGCACCAGCATCAGCGGCAGCACTTCGTTATAACTATGCAGACCCATTCCAGGGTGGGCGCTGACTACGTCCTCGCCGACCAGGTGCATGAGGCTGCCGTCCGGATTGTGGAGGACCACCAGAGCAAGCAGGCCGGGCAGAATTACGATGAACGGCACGGCCATCTTGAAGTAGGAACCGATGACCGGAGCAATGCGCGCTGAGCGAAGGCTG belongs to Acidicapsa ligni and includes:
- a CDS encoding M24 family metallopeptidase, producing MSTRIRKSLVIAGATIVTEEAWNAELEAKHQQLVAWLQAERLDAVLLRRSENIAWLTGGAVEVRVRTTSETGVASLLITAEGSRYYMTTANEAPRLHDEEFGALDFEPLIFPWYADDTAETALRLGRDQVGSDTAIPGFLLVNLYPLRMSLHETEIARYRWLGAQTGNAVSNALQGLEPGISEFEMEAQVAEVLLSRGILPTVFLMAADERIFKYKHAVARGKTLQQYAMLNLCSRKWGLTVSITRFAHFKSMPSELADKFHASAQVNAALLDATRVGATSAELFRVAADAYASNGFAGNEQLHHQGGATGYIEREWVATPDGTQRVVNNQVFAWNPSIRGGKVEDTVLLHDGKIELLTPTPELPVLESIANGNSYPATGVLIL
- a CDS encoding L-fucose/L-arabinose isomerase family protein, which encodes MAAQKTMTYGVVVGNRGFFPDSLAKTGREEIITAIESTGAKAIVLTAQESKFGAVETFAEAQRCAELFKKHAADIDGIIITLPNFGDERGVADALRLSGLKVPVLVQATPDKSDAMTIATRRDSFCGKMSACNNLMQYGIPYSLTTLHTEHPASPEFKADLEWFGAVCRVVGGLKNLRIGSIGARPQAFNTVRYSERILETHGISVIPIDLSEILGRINKMGDMDDSAQAKLSAIKSYVTTSGIPEAALLKMAKLGAVIDGWMKETAVTISAVQCWTSLEEYFGVVPCTIMSMMSNDLIPSACEVDVPGTLSMYMLALASGTPSALLDWNNNYGSHPDKCVCFHCSNLPKHFFKEVKMDFQEIIAGTVGKENTFGTCVGRVKSGAMSYARYSTDDRRGVIRGYCGPGQFTDDPLTTFGGAGVAEIPKLQKLLKYICREGFEHHVAANFSDVSKSIHEAATRYLGFESYYHPELED